From a region of the Methanomassiliicoccales archaeon genome:
- a CDS encoding isocitrate/isopropylmalate family dehydrogenase: MMTNVDIDAAKEHFGKILKEQLARVEVMRSSSQLTDYANLDKMIIGVVGGDGIGPFICTHAENILRELLKTEIEAGKVEVRTIDGLTIENRAKHLKAIPDDVLDELKKCHVILKGPTTTPKKGDGWPNIESANVAMRRELDLFANVRPMRIPEQGIDWIFFRENTEGAYVLGSKGVDVNEDISIDFTVATTQGCERIIRLAFDHARKTGQNKVTVVTKANVIKKTDGKFLSMAEQVAKDYPEVKWDDWFIDIMTAKLIDPYRRAEFKVMVLPNLYGDILTDEAAQIQGGVGTAGSANIGTRFSMFEAIHGSAPRMVDEGRAQYADPSSIIKATAMLLNHVGYVEKARKLEMALDLCTLFEKRVRITGRSDGATGEQFGKYVLETVARKDLEKAWNEASGN; encoded by the coding sequence ATGATGACGAACGTTGATATCGATGCCGCCAAGGAGCACTTCGGCAAGATCCTGAAAGAACAGCTGGCAAGGGTGGAGGTAATGAGATCGTCCTCCCAGTTGACAGACTATGCCAACTTGGACAAGATGATCATCGGCGTGGTCGGGGGTGACGGGATCGGCCCGTTCATCTGCACGCATGCTGAGAACATCCTCAGGGAACTTCTTAAAACGGAGATCGAAGCGGGCAAGGTGGAGGTCAGGACCATCGACGGCCTCACCATCGAGAACCGCGCCAAGCACCTCAAGGCCATCCCGGACGATGTTCTGGACGAGCTTAAGAAGTGCCATGTCATTTTAAAGGGGCCGACCACCACCCCGAAGAAGGGCGACGGCTGGCCGAACATAGAGTCGGCCAATGTCGCCATGCGCCGAGAGCTGGACCTCTTCGCCAACGTGCGCCCGATGCGCATTCCCGAGCAGGGCATCGACTGGATCTTTTTCCGGGAGAACACTGAAGGGGCATACGTCCTGGGAAGCAAGGGCGTGGACGTGAACGAGGATATCAGCATCGATTTCACCGTGGCGACCACGCAGGGATGTGAACGCATCATCAGGCTGGCGTTCGATCACGCACGCAAGACCGGGCAGAACAAGGTGACTGTCGTCACCAAGGCCAATGTGATCAAGAAGACCGACGGCAAGTTCCTGAGCATGGCCGAGCAGGTCGCCAAGGATTATCCGGAGGTCAAGTGGGACGATTGGTTCATCGACATCATGACCGCTAAGCTCATCGATCCTTACCGACGAGCGGAGTTCAAGGTGATGGTGCTCCCCAACCTATACGGCGATATACTCACGGACGAGGCGGCCCAGATCCAGGGAGGAGTGGGGACGGCGGGAAGCGCCAACATCGGTACCCGTTTCTCCATGTTCGAGGCCATACACGGTTCCGCCCCGCGCATGGTGGACGAAGGACGAGCCCAATACGCCGATCCCAGTTCCATCATAAAGGCGACGGCGATGCTGCTGAACCACGTTGGATATGTGGAGAAGGCGCGCAAGCTGGAGATGGCCTTGGACCTATGCACACTGTTCGAGAAGCGCGTCAGGATCACCGGACGTTCCGATGGCGCTACCGGCGAACAGTTCGGCAAGTACGTGCTGGAGACCGTGGCCCGGAAGGACCTGGAGAAGGCATGGAACGAGGCGAGCGGGAACTGA